In Deefgea piscis, the DNA window GCGAGCGTGGCGCTGAGTTTGGATTCAAGTCGGTGACTGGCAATCAGGAGTAATATTGGAAAGATTAAAAATAAGCCAATAAAAGCAAATTTCTTAGCCAGCGTTGAAATGAATCTGCGTTCCAGTGCGGTATGTAAGTCAATAACCCAGCTCATGGCGTACCTGTCGTGGTATTTTATTTTTTTAGGGTGCGCGCCACAGTGTGGTGCGAGTTGAGTCGCTCAAGCCGAGCGATCTGTGTTTGTGCAGTAGTTGCTGGCTTGAGCTATCGTTGTTTTGCTGATCTTGGCAAACGGGCCTTGAACATGTTGACGTTATTGCCAAGATATACAGCTTAAGCAATGTGGCGTTGTGTCATGTACATCAAGTGCCATTTGCGGGTTTATTCGCCAAAAGCGATGGCTAAATCGTCGAGCGATATATGCCATTTTTTGAGCATGCGGCTAAATACCGCCAATTCAGCGTCGCAAATTTCTTGGTCTGATTTGGCGATGTCGAGCGCCAGCGCCGCCAGTTGCAAACGTTTTTGTGGCTCATCAATGGTTTCAAGTAGATCGTCAATTCGTTGCTTATCAATTAAACGAATTTGGCCGTTTTCGTCGGCTTCATCACTGATGTCGGCGCAATAAGCTTGTAATACTTGAATGAAGCCTTTGCGGGTAATGCCAAGAATCTCGTAGGCACGTAAGTGCTCTAGCTCTTCGATTTCTTCTGGGTCAAAACTACCATCACACATCATCTGCATGACTAAGATCCGTGCCATGGCTTCTGGGCTATTGCTAGGGTATTTTTTCATTTCTATTGTTGCTCCTGACTTTTTATCGCCTGCCGAAAAAGAACCGGCAAGGACATGATTTTTCGTTCGGTATAGCTAAAACAGGCCATGGTTGTTTTTGCTTTAGCAATTGGATGTGCTTGGGTGCTTACATCATAATAAAGTTCAAACCGAGTTTGACTGATTTCGTCAATCCCAAGGCTAATCTGCAACACGTCACCATAAAAGGCCTCGTGTAAAAAAATAACGGCGACATCACTTAAAATTAAACCTGCGCCACCGATGTCAACTTCACTGTGATACCCCAAATGAGCGAGCCATTGCAACCTTGCTTCGTGCAGTAAGCCCAGTAAGGCATCATGTGCTAAATGCTGGCCGTAGTTAATATCGGTAATTCGAACCGTAATATTGCACTGAAATAGATTGCACTCTGGTAAGTCGAGTTTAATTCGTGGCATAGTTGGTTTTAAGTATTGATGTAGCTTTGAGTTTAAGCGCGTCAGCACATTGCCGCAATAAGCTTTGTCCTGTAAGACTAAAGTAGTTATTTTGGAGGAGTTTGCCCTATGTATCAACGTATCTTAGTGCCAGTCGACCATAGTGATACCAGTGCTGCGGCGCTACAAGAAGCAAAGCGTCTTGCTGGTGAGCAACGGGCGGTACTTCGGCTGATTCATGTGATTGATCTGGCGCAGTTTGCTTGGAGTGCCAATGAATTTTTGGATGTACCGCAATTACAGGCCTCGCTTCGCGTTGGTGGGCAAGCATTGCTTGACTCTAGAGCTGAAGAGCTCCGTGCACTGGGTTTAACGGTTGACGTGGCCTTGCTTGAAATCTGGGGCGGACAAATTGCGCGTACGATTGTCGATGAAGGTGAGAAATGGCATGCCGAATTGCTGGTCATGGGTACGCATGGTTATGGCGGCTTGACGCATTTGCTGCTTGGCAGTGTGGCTGAAGGCGTGCTTCGCTATGCTAAAACGCCGGTTTTGTTGGTGAGAGCGCCTGAGCATGTCGCTTAAAACACAATGGATTGCACCGCTACAGGTGAATGATCATCGGCGAGATATTGCAGGTTTGACTTATGTTTACCCGGTGGTGTCGCGTCGTGCTGGCGGGGTTTCGGTGGGGATCAATTTAAACCCAAATAACGCCTGTAATTGGCGCTGCGTGTATTGCCAAGTGCCTGATTTGCAAAGAGGTACTGCGCCAGAAATTGCATTACCGCAGTTAGAGTTTGAATTGGATTTGATGCTCGGGGATGTTGTTAACGGAGATTTTATGGCTCGAGCAGTCCCAGATGGTGTGCGTCGACTCAATGACATTGCATTTTCAGGTAATGGCGAGCCAACGACTTCGGGGCAGTTTGCCGAATGTGTCGCGATTGTTGAGCGGGCCTTAGATCGTTTTTCCTTGCGCGGGCAAATCAAAGTGGTGCTGATTACCAATGGTAGTCAGCTGGATAAGGCCGGTGTACAGCTTGCGCTTAAAACCATGGCATCGTTGCGCGGAGAGGTTTGGTTTAAGGTCGATCGTGCGCCGCAAGATGATTTTGCATGGGTCAATCAAATACGATTAAATCGGCAGCAAGTAACGCGCCGCTTGGCGCAGGCAGCGGCGCTGTGCCCAACATGGATACAGACGTGCATGTTTGCGGTGGATGGCCAGTTGCCCTCGGAAGTTGAGTTGCAGGCGTATTTAACGTTTTTGGCGCAGCAAATTGAGGCGGGTGTGAAGCTAGAAGGGGTGTTGCTCTATGGGATTGCTCGCACTTCGATGCAAGCAGAAGCGTCGCAGCTGAGCGCCGCACCCACAGAGTGGATGCAACGCTTGGCCGAACGAATTACATCATTAGGTTTGTCAGTTAAGCTGGCAGCTTAGTGACTTGCTGCTTCACTTTGTTGGGCTTTTTGCAGTAATTCATCCATCAGTTCCGGACGTTCGCTGCGCAAAAGTTCTAATACTTTAATTTCTTCTTTGCGTAGTTTGGCTAGATCAATGCCTTCGATGTGAACGACGCGTAATAATTCGGCCACTGGTTTAGGCATGTTGCGCCCACTTTCGTAGCGCGAGCCGCCACTTTGCGTTACGCCAATTTGACTCCAGAAGTCTTGCTGGTTCATGCCCAATTGTTTACGGATATCGCGCGGGCTGAATTTCTTGGTCATGTTGGGTCCTTTGTATTGCATGATGATTAGATTTTCTTTCATCATATAAGTCATCAAAGTGAGAAACACGGCACTATTCCATATGACTAATGGTGTCTTATTTACTCGCGCAAAATGATTAATTTTGTTATGCAGGCTATTTCAGTCAAAAAGTGGTGGCGCATTTTGTTAGTTATGCGATGTATTGCCCTCATTGACTGGTAGTGCATGTGCTTGTGGGCAATACGGTGTGTTTTACGCGACTTGTTTGCAACGATAAATCGCAATGATTGGCGAATTTCAGTGCAGCGCGGCGGCGCGTTTGGGTTGTCGTTCGGTGCGTGATGTTGCGTGAATCCTACAAAACTAGCCATTCAGGCGCTGTTTTTCCGCTGTTTTTAGCGGCTTAGGCCGGCATACATTGCGATGCAATGTATGCGTGCATGCCCTTGTTGAGTATTGGCGAATAATTCTTTCGGCCTGCTGTCATTTTTAGGCGGGTAGGTTGCTTTAAAATGACTCAATCCTGCCCTTCGAGCAAGATTGTGTGTTGGGTAAATAGGGTATTGCGGCTTGTCGCAATATGCCTTCTGTGCTAACTTCGGGAGTTCCCCGATAGTCTCTTTTGCGATGATTGTTATGGCTCAAACGCTCTACGACAAACTTTGGCAGTCCCACGTTGTGCATGAAGAAGCCGACGGTACTTGCTTAATCTATATTGACCGTCATTTGGTGCATGAAGTGACGAGCCCACAAGCTTTTGAAGGCTTGAAATTGGCCAATCGCCAACCATGGCGTAATTCTTCTGTTGTTGCGACGGCAGACCACAACACGCCAACCAATGAATGGGAAAAAGGGATTCAAGATCCGATTTCTCGTTTACAGGTCGAAACGCTTGACGCCAATATTAAAGAATATGGTGCGTTGGCTTATTTTCCATTTAAAGATTTGCGTCAAGGCATTGTGCACGTCGTTGGCCCAGAAAATGGTGCGACGCTGCCGGGTATGACAGTCGTTTGTGGTGATAGCCATACGTCAACCCATGGCGCATTTGCTGCGTTGGCACACGGTATTGGCACTTCAGAAGTTGAGCATGTGCTTGCTACGCAAACCTTGGTCGCAAAAAAATCTAAAGCGATGCTGGTTCGGGTCGACGGTCAAGTTGGTCGTGGCGTAACGGCCAAAGACATTGCTTTGGCGATTATTGGCAAGATTGGTACTGCGGGCGGCACGGGCTTTGCGATTGAATTTGGTGGCGAAGCGATTCGTGCTTTGTCGATCGAAGGCCGTATGACTTTGTGCAATATGGCGATTGAAGCCGGTGCTCGTGCAGGCATGGTCGCCGCGGATCAAAAAACCTTTGATTACTTAAAGGGTCGTCCTTTTGCGCCGACGGATGCGCAATGGGATGCCGCGGTTGAAAATTGGAAAAACCTGGTTTCTGACGAAGGTGCGGTGTTTGACGCAACTGTGGTATTGCAGGCCGCTGATATTGAGCCGCAAATCACTTGGGGTACGTCGCCTGAGCAAGTGCTCGGTGTCTCCGGTAAAGTGCCCGATCCGGCACAAGAATCAGATGCAACGCGTCAGGGTAGTTACGCGCGCGCCTTGCAATATATGGGTTTAGAAGCCAATACCCCGCTCACGGATATTAAGATTGATAAAGTCTTTATCGGTTCCTGTACCAATAGTCGGATTGAAGACTTACGTGCCGCAGCGGGTGTTGTTGCTGGCAAGAAGAAAGCCGATAGCGTGAAGTTGGTGCTGATTGTGCCAGGTTCTGGTTTGGTCAAAGCGCAAGCTGAGGCTGAAGGGTTGGACAAAATCTTTATCGCAGCGGGTTTCGAGTGGCGTGAGCCGGGTTGTTCGATGTGTTTGGCGATGAACGCTGACCGTTTGGAGTCGGGTGAGCGTTGCGCGTCAACGTCAAATCGTAACTTTGAAGGTCGTCAAGGGCAGGGTGGTCGTACGCATCTGGTGAGTCCTGAAATGGCTGCCGCGGCAGCGATTGCCGGTCATTTTGTTGATATTCGCACCTTCTCTTTGCAATAAGGAGTGGCGTGTAATGAAACTATTCGCAAGCCTGTTGTTGATATTGTTTACGTTAACGGCATGCAATACGGTGTCGGGCTTTGGCAAAGACTTGAAAAAAGTCGGTAATGAAATTGATAAGGCGGCAACAAAATGAAGCCATTTACTAAACTCGATGGTTTGGTCTGCGCAATGGATCGCGCTAATGTCGATACCGACGCGATCATTCCAAAGCAATTTTTGAAATCCATTAAGCGTTCTGGCTTTGGCCCAAACTTGTTTGATGAGTGGCGTTATCTTGATCACGGCGAGCCGGGGATGGATAACAGCCAGCGCAAATTGAACCCTGAATTTGAGTTGAATCTGCCGCGTAACCAAGGTGCACAAGTACTGTTGGCGCGTGACAATTTTGGCTGCGGTTCATCACGCGAACACGCACCTTGGGCGATTGAAGATTTCGGTTTTTGTGCGCTGATTGCGCCAAGTTTTGCCGATATTTTCTTTAATAATTGCTTTAAAAATGGCTTGTTGCCGATTGTGCAGCCTGCGGCTGTCATTGAGCAGTTATTTGCCGAAGCCAAAACCGAAGGTTATCGCTTAAAAATTGATTTGCTTGAACAAACGATCACTACGCCCAGTGGTGAAGTGTTTGCATTTGACGTGACTGAGCATCGTAAGCATTGTTTGCTCAATGGTTTGGACGAAATCGGCCTGACATTGGCTCATAGCGACAAAATTAAGGCGTTTGAAACCCAGCATGAAGCTGCGCAGCCGTGGCTGTTTGTTAAATAAACATTGCGCGCATCAACGTCGGGTTGCTGGATTTTTGATGGTGGTGTCGGTTGTCAATTCGATCAGGCTAGCGGCCTGCCGCATCATGATGCTTCAGTCCTAAACGCAATATTTAATTCGGACTTGTTGATCGGTATTTATTTAGACTGAATCAATATTGTTATTCGAATTTTATCGTATCCTTTTAGAGTCAAAATTAATTTTGGAAAGAAAATCAATGATCTTGCATAAATTTAAAAATCAAAGCGATTTAGATCGTGCAGCAGCGGATCTAATTATTGCCATGGTGCGTGCAAAGCCAAATGCAGTATTGGGTATGGCAACAGGTGGTACGCCAGTGGGTTTGTATCAAGAAATCGTTAAAACTTATCAAGCTGGCTTGGTGAGTTTTGCGCAAGCCAAAACATTTAATTTGGATGAATATGTTGGCTTGCCAGTAACGCATCAAGAAAGCTACCGCAATTTCATGCAACGCAATTTGTTTGATCACATTGATATTCAAGCGGCAAACACGCATGTGCCAGATGGCAATGCAGCTGATATTGATGCTGAATGCCGCTTGTATGACAAAATGATGTTCGAACAAGGTCCAGTTGATCTGCAATTATTGGGTATCGGTGGTAATGGTCATATTGGTTTTAATGAGCCAGATAGCCAATTGTCACGTGGTACTTATCAAGTCACATTAAAAGAAGAAACCCGTGAAGCCAATAAGCGTTTCTTTAATCATATCGATGAAGTGCCAACTCAAGCAGTAACGATGGGTATGGGCTCGATTATGCAAGCTAAAGTGATTTTGTTGGTCGTTAAAGGCCAAGAGAAAGCTGAGATCTTAGATCGCACACTCAATGGTCCTATCACCACCCAAGTGCCTGCATCTTTGTTGCAAACGCACCCACGCGTCATTGTTATGACTGATTGCGATGTGAACTACAAAGTATCGTATTAATTGTTTCGAATGAATTAAAAAGAGGGGCTAGCCCCTCTTTTTCTACGTTTAAAAAATTAAAAAACAAAATACCGCGAGAACAGCATGAAAGTATTGATCCTACCCGGCGATGGCATTGGTCCTGAAATCGTAGCGCAAGCTAAAAAAGTGCTCACTGTTTTAAAAAATGATGGCTTAGATTTAGAGTTACAAGAAGCGCCTCTTGGCGGCGCCGCTTATGATCAATACGGTTCACCTTATCCAGAGTTTACGCAAAAGTTAGCCCGTGAAGCGGATGCGATTTTGCTTGGCGCGGTGGGTGGGCCGCAATACGACACATTGGATCGTCCACTGCGCCCTGAGCGCGGTTTGCTGGCGATTCGTAAAGATTTGAATCTGTTTGCTAATTTGCGCCCTGCCATTTTGTATCCAGAGTTGGCCAATGCGTCGACCTTAAAGCCTGAAGTCGTTTCAGGCTTGGATATTTTGATTGTGCGTGAATTGACTGGCGATATTTATTTTGGCCAGCCACGCGGTATTCGCGTGAATGAAGCCGGTGAGCGCGAAGGCTTTAACACGATGTTGTACGCTGAAAGCGAAATTCGCCGCATTGGTCATGTAGCTTTCCAAGCAGCGCAAAAACGCGGTAAAAAATTGTGTTCAGTGGATAAAGCCAATGTGCTGGAAACAACTGAATTCTGGAAAGAAATCATGACCGACATGGCCAAAGAATATCCAGACGTTGAGCTCAGCCATATGTTGGTTGATAACGCGGCGATGCAATTGGTGAAGGCGCCGAAGCAATTTGACGTGATCGTTACTGGTAATATCTTTGGTGATATTTTGTCCGATGAAGCATCGATGTTAACCGGTTCGATTGGTATGTTGCCAAGCGCATCGCTGGATGCCAACAATAAAGGCTTGTACGAGCCAAGCCATGGCTCTGCGCCGGATATCGCGGGCAAAGACATTGCTAATCCATTGGCGACGATTTTGTCGGTGGCAATGATGCTGCGCTATACATTTAACAATGAAGCGGCGGCGCTGCGCGTAGAAAATGCAGTTAAAAAGGTGTTGGCGCAAGGTCTGCGTACGGGTGATATTTTTGAGGCAGGTACCACACGTGTTTCGTGCTCAGCAATGGGTGACGCGGTCGTGGCGGCTTTGTAATTTGTAATCATTTGTCGGTCAATAAAAAAGCCCTGTCGCAAATTGCGATGGGGCTTTTTATTGCGGTAAACACCAGTCTAATTAGAGCATCTCGGCGGCATAGTCGGCCAAGCGTGAGCGTTCGCCTCGGGTTAAGGTGATGTGCCCGGAGTGCCCCCAGCCTTTAAAGCGATCAACGACAAAGGTTAAGCCTGATGAGCCTTCGGTTAAGTATGGCGTATCAATTTGACTGATATTGCCCAGGCAAACCACTTTGGTGCCAGGGCCCGCGCGGGTGATTAGGGTCTTCATTTGTTTTGAAGTTAGATTTTGTGCCTCGTCGATGATGAGGAATTTTTTAAGGAATGTACGGCCACGCATAAAGTTAAGTGATTTCACTTTGATGCGTGAGCGAATTAAATCGCGCGTTGCTGCGCGCCCCCAGTCGCCCGCTTCGGCGTCTGTTTGGTTGAGCACATCTAGATTGTCCTCAAGTGCCCCCATCCACGGCATCATCTTTTCTTCTTCGGTGCCGGGTAAAAATCCAATGTCTTCACCGACCGGCACCGTTACGCGGGTCATGATGATTTCGGTGTAGATTTTGGATTCTAGGGTTTGTGCTAAACCCGCAGCCAGCGTGAGCAAGGTTTTCCCTGTGCCGGCTTGTCCCAATAAAGAAATGAAGTCAATGTCGGGGTTCATTAGTAGGTTTAGAGCGAAGTTTTGCTCACGATTTCGTGCGGCAATTCCCCAAATGGCATTTTTGCTGTGTCCATAATCTTTTAGGCTTTCGAGGACGGCGGTTTTACCTTCGATGCTAATCACTCGCGCCTGCATCGGCGTTTCGCCAGATTGAAATAGCAACTGATTGACATACAGGTCGACAACATCAGGGCCTTTGATTTTCCAGTAGCTGCGATTGCCTTCTTGCCAGCTTTGTAAATCTTTGCTATTTCGCTCCCAAAACGGCTGATCTATTTCGCGCATGCCGTTGTAAAGTAGGTCGGTGTCTTCGAGTACTTTGTCATTAAAGTAATCTTCGGTTGCCAGTCCTAAGGTGCGTGCTTTGATGCGCATATTGATGTCTTTGGACACCAAGATGACTTGCCGATTGGGGTACATCTGCTGCAGATGGTGCACTACGCCTAAAATTTGATTGTCGGCTTTACCCATCGGTAGTTGTGCCGGTAAAACGCTGGTAATGGCTTCTGTTTGTAAAAATAAGCGGCCAGTGGCTTGTTCTTTGCTGGTGGCGGTTAGTGAAACGCCTTCATGCAAGTTGTGCTCCATGCCGGCGACGAGTTCTTCCATAAAGCGGCTGGCTTGCCTCGCGTTTCGCGCAACTTCGGTTAAGCCTTTTTTGTTGGAGTCGAGTTCTTCAAGCGTCATCATGGGAACAAACACATCGTGTTCTTGAAAACGGAAAATCGAGGTGGGGTCATGCATCAACACATTGGTATCCAGTACAAAGAGCTTGCGGTCACTGGGGGCTTTACGTTTACGGGCGGCCATGATGCACTCCTGGTTGTGAGAAACTAATTTTTAGGATAAGTGTTGAAGAGAGCTTGGTCGTGCTAAGTGGGTTGAAAAAAAGCGGCCATCTGGCCGCTGCTGGTATTACGTGGTGGGCAAGCTTTGCACAAACGCCAAAACTTGCGCGGCATGATTGGGGACTTTAACGCCGCGCCATTCTTGAATAATGATGCCGTTTTGAATCACAAACGTGCTGCGTTCAATGCCACGCA includes these proteins:
- the leuC gene encoding 3-isopropylmalate dehydratase large subunit, with the protein product MAQTLYDKLWQSHVVHEEADGTCLIYIDRHLVHEVTSPQAFEGLKLANRQPWRNSSVVATADHNTPTNEWEKGIQDPISRLQVETLDANIKEYGALAYFPFKDLRQGIVHVVGPENGATLPGMTVVCGDSHTSTHGAFAALAHGIGTSEVEHVLATQTLVAKKSKAMLVRVDGQVGRGVTAKDIALAIIGKIGTAGGTGFAIEFGGEAIRALSIEGRMTLCNMAIEAGARAGMVAADQKTFDYLKGRPFAPTDAQWDAAVENWKNLVSDEGAVFDATVVLQAADIEPQITWGTSPEQVLGVSGKVPDPAQESDATRQGSYARALQYMGLEANTPLTDIKIDKVFIGSCTNSRIEDLRAAAGVVAGKKKADSVKLVLIVPGSGLVKAQAEAEGLDKIFIAAGFEWREPGCSMCLAMNADRLESGERCASTSNRNFEGRQGQGGRTHLVSPEMAAAAAIAGHFVDIRTFSLQ
- the leuD gene encoding 3-isopropylmalate dehydratase small subunit, with the translated sequence MKPFTKLDGLVCAMDRANVDTDAIIPKQFLKSIKRSGFGPNLFDEWRYLDHGEPGMDNSQRKLNPEFELNLPRNQGAQVLLARDNFGCGSSREHAPWAIEDFGFCALIAPSFADIFFNNCFKNGLLPIVQPAAVIEQLFAEAKTEGYRLKIDLLEQTITTPSGEVFAFDVTEHRKHCLLNGLDEIGLTLAHSDKIKAFETQHEAAQPWLFVK
- a CDS encoding helix-turn-helix domain-containing protein, coding for MTKKFSPRDIRKQLGMNQQDFWSQIGVTQSGGSRYESGRNMPKPVAELLRVVHIEGIDLAKLRKEEIKVLELLRSERPELMDELLQKAQQSEAASH
- a CDS encoding PhoH family protein, which encodes MAARKRKAPSDRKLFVLDTNVLMHDPTSIFRFQEHDVFVPMMTLEELDSNKKGLTEVARNARQASRFMEELVAGMEHNLHEGVSLTATSKEQATGRLFLQTEAITSVLPAQLPMGKADNQILGVVHHLQQMYPNRQVILVSKDINMRIKARTLGLATEDYFNDKVLEDTDLLYNGMREIDQPFWERNSKDLQSWQEGNRSYWKIKGPDVVDLYVNQLLFQSGETPMQARVISIEGKTAVLESLKDYGHSKNAIWGIAARNREQNFALNLLMNPDIDFISLLGQAGTGKTLLTLAAGLAQTLESKIYTEIIMTRVTVPVGEDIGFLPGTEEEKMMPWMGALEDNLDVLNQTDAEAGDWGRAATRDLIRSRIKVKSLNFMRGRTFLKKFLIIDEAQNLTSKQMKTLITRAGPGTKVVCLGNISQIDTPYLTEGSSGLTFVVDRFKGWGHSGHITLTRGERSRLADYAAEML
- a CDS encoding radical SAM protein, yielding MSLKTQWIAPLQVNDHRRDIAGLTYVYPVVSRRAGGVSVGINLNPNNACNWRCVYCQVPDLQRGTAPEIALPQLEFELDLMLGDVVNGDFMARAVPDGVRRLNDIAFSGNGEPTTSGQFAECVAIVERALDRFSLRGQIKVVLITNGSQLDKAGVQLALKTMASLRGEVWFKVDRAPQDDFAWVNQIRLNRQQVTRRLAQAAALCPTWIQTCMFAVDGQLPSEVELQAYLTFLAQQIEAGVKLEGVLLYGIARTSMQAEASQLSAAPTEWMQRLAERITSLGLSVKLAA
- a CDS encoding entericidin A/B family lipoprotein, whose amino-acid sequence is MKLFASLLLILFTLTACNTVSGFGKDLKKVGNEIDKAATK
- the nagB gene encoding glucosamine-6-phosphate deaminase, which produces MILHKFKNQSDLDRAAADLIIAMVRAKPNAVLGMATGGTPVGLYQEIVKTYQAGLVSFAQAKTFNLDEYVGLPVTHQESYRNFMQRNLFDHIDIQAANTHVPDGNAADIDAECRLYDKMMFEQGPVDLQLLGIGGNGHIGFNEPDSQLSRGTYQVTLKEETREANKRFFNHIDEVPTQAVTMGMGSIMQAKVILLVVKGQEKAEILDRTLNGPITTQVPASLLQTHPRVIVMTDCDVNYKVSY
- a CDS encoding acyl-CoA thioesterase → MPRIKLDLPECNLFQCNITVRITDINYGQHLAHDALLGLLHEARLQWLAHLGYHSEVDIGGAGLILSDVAVIFLHEAFYGDVLQISLGIDEISQTRFELYYDVSTQAHPIAKAKTTMACFSYTERKIMSLPVLFRQAIKSQEQQ
- a CDS encoding universal stress protein; this encodes MYQRILVPVDHSDTSAAALQEAKRLAGEQRAVLRLIHVIDLAQFAWSANEFLDVPQLQASLRVGGQALLDSRAEELRALGLTVDVALLEIWGGQIARTIVDEGEKWHAELLVMGTHGYGGLTHLLLGSVAEGVLRYAKTPVLLVRAPEHVA
- the leuB gene encoding 3-isopropylmalate dehydrogenase; its protein translation is MKVLILPGDGIGPEIVAQAKKVLTVLKNDGLDLELQEAPLGGAAYDQYGSPYPEFTQKLAREADAILLGAVGGPQYDTLDRPLRPERGLLAIRKDLNLFANLRPAILYPELANASTLKPEVVSGLDILIVRELTGDIYFGQPRGIRVNEAGEREGFNTMLYAESEIRRIGHVAFQAAQKRGKKLCSVDKANVLETTEFWKEIMTDMAKEYPDVELSHMLVDNAAMQLVKAPKQFDVIVTGNIFGDILSDEASMLTGSIGMLPSASLDANNKGLYEPSHGSAPDIAGKDIANPLATILSVAMMLRYTFNNEAAALRVENAVKKVLAQGLRTGDIFEAGTTRVSCSAMGDAVVAAL